In Amycolatopsis coloradensis, one genomic interval encodes:
- a CDS encoding aldehyde dehydrogenase family protein, with product MPEYPEGLPIGDGWVSTVDIQPVVFPYDGSEIGRAPVGTPELATRAIDEAVAVFKQVAALPSRTRRSLLNDVAAALEARRSDFEQLLVLETGKPLVDCRVEVARTIVTWQAAAEEVSRLHGETVPLDLLPSGDGLVGFWKRKPIGVVVGIAGFNYPLLLASHKIAPAIAAGCPVVVKPAPQTPLATLWLVHLVRSLTDLPAMVQLVTGDAAVGSALVTDRRVGAVSFTGSALVGHRIARDAAPTKTLLELGSNAALVVAEDADLDAAADAVLRGGFYASGQACISVQRVLVVEAVAEEFTQRVLARLGEVVTGDPRDEKTRVSALIDPGSTLRVQEWVDKATSAGARLVGGGVEGTVIRPTVLLDVPDGLECWDEEIFGPVVCIRTVSSVDDAFEAVNASRYGLHASVFSTSLKTAFRALDELEVGGVVVNEVPGFRSDTMPYGGVKDSGIGREGPRFAVEELTVTRMAVLRP from the coding sequence ATGCCTGAATATCCGGAAGGGCTGCCGATCGGTGACGGGTGGGTGTCCACTGTAGACATACAGCCGGTCGTCTTCCCGTACGACGGGAGCGAGATCGGCCGGGCGCCGGTCGGGACGCCGGAGCTGGCCACGCGCGCGATCGACGAGGCGGTCGCGGTGTTCAAGCAGGTCGCGGCCCTGCCGTCGCGGACCCGGCGGTCGCTTCTGAACGACGTCGCCGCCGCTTTGGAAGCCCGGCGTTCCGACTTCGAGCAGCTTCTGGTGCTGGAGACCGGCAAGCCGTTGGTCGATTGCCGCGTCGAGGTCGCCCGCACGATCGTCACCTGGCAGGCCGCCGCCGAGGAGGTCTCGCGGCTGCACGGCGAGACCGTCCCGCTCGACCTGCTGCCGTCCGGCGACGGGCTGGTCGGGTTCTGGAAACGCAAGCCGATCGGTGTGGTGGTCGGCATCGCCGGATTCAACTATCCGCTGCTGCTGGCGTCGCACAAGATCGCGCCCGCTATCGCCGCGGGCTGCCCAGTGGTGGTGAAACCGGCGCCGCAGACGCCGCTGGCGACGTTGTGGCTGGTGCATCTCGTGCGCTCGCTGACCGACTTGCCCGCCATGGTCCAGCTCGTCACCGGCGACGCGGCCGTCGGCTCGGCGCTGGTCACCGACCGGCGGGTCGGCGCGGTGTCGTTCACCGGATCCGCGCTGGTCGGGCACCGGATCGCCCGCGACGCCGCACCCACGAAGACGTTGCTGGAGCTGGGGTCCAACGCCGCTCTGGTGGTCGCCGAGGACGCGGATCTCGACGCGGCCGCGGACGCCGTGCTGCGCGGTGGGTTCTACGCGTCGGGGCAGGCGTGCATCTCGGTGCAGCGGGTGCTGGTCGTCGAAGCCGTCGCCGAGGAGTTCACCCAACGGGTGCTGGCGCGGCTCGGCGAGGTCGTCACCGGTGATCCCCGCGACGAGAAGACGCGGGTTTCGGCGCTGATCGATCCGGGGTCCACACTGCGCGTCCAGGAGTGGGTCGACAAAGCTACTTCGGCCGGTGCGCGGCTGGTTGGAGGCGGTGTCGAGGGCACGGTGATCCGGCCGACCGTGCTGCTCGACGTGCCCGACGGCCTCGAATGCTGGGACGAGGAGATCTTCGGCCCCGTGGTCTGTATCCGAACCGTGTCCTCTGTGGACGATGCGTTCGAGGCGGTCAACGCGTCGCGCTACGGGCTGCACGCTTCGGTGTTCAGCACGTCGTTGAAGACGGCGTTCCGCGCGCTCGACGAGCTCGAAGTCGGCGGCGTGGTCGTCAACGAGGTACCCGGATTCCGGTCCGACACCATGCCGTACGGCGGCGTGAAGGATTCCGGTATCGGGCGGGAAGGGCCGCGGTTCGCGGTCGAAGAACTGACCGTGACGAGAATGGCGGTGCTGCGCCCGTGA
- a CDS encoding ABC transporter ATP-binding protein, producing the protein MMLEVRDLERRYTRRDIHALRGVSFDVAEGQRFGIVGESGSGKSTLVRLLAALDKPTAGSVSFQGQRIDTLPERKLGFLRSELQIVFQDPMGSLDPRMRVRDIISEPLGRRDPVRVAELLKAVGLPEDAAGRYPHQFSGGQRQRISIARALAPNPSVLIADEPVSALDVSVRKQILDLLASLVELYSLTLIFVSHDLGVVRHVCDRVAVMRRGEIVEIGDVDQVYDAPEHEYTRELLAAAPNLRAELARLRGGDDA; encoded by the coding sequence ATGATGCTCGAAGTACGCGACCTCGAACGTCGCTACACGCGGCGCGACATCCATGCCCTGCGCGGAGTTTCGTTCGACGTCGCGGAAGGTCAGCGGTTCGGGATCGTCGGCGAGTCGGGTTCGGGAAAGTCCACGTTGGTCAGACTGCTGGCCGCGCTCGACAAACCGACGGCGGGCAGTGTCTCGTTCCAAGGCCAACGGATCGACACGCTGCCCGAACGCAAACTCGGCTTCCTGCGGTCGGAACTGCAGATCGTCTTCCAGGATCCGATGGGTTCGCTCGATCCGCGGATGCGGGTGCGCGACATCATTTCCGAACCTCTGGGCCGCCGGGATCCCGTGCGGGTCGCGGAACTGCTGAAGGCCGTTGGCCTGCCCGAGGACGCCGCCGGCCGCTATCCGCATCAGTTCTCCGGTGGGCAGCGGCAGCGGATCTCGATCGCGCGGGCGCTCGCGCCGAATCCGAGCGTCCTCATCGCGGACGAACCGGTGAGCGCGCTCGACGTCTCGGTGCGGAAGCAGATTCTCGACCTGCTCGCGTCGCTGGTCGAGCTGTATTCGCTGACGCTGATCTTCGTCTCGCACGACCTCGGCGTGGTGCGGCACGTGTGCGACCGGGTCGCGGTGATGCGGCGCGGGGAGATCGTCGAAATCGGCGACGTCGACCAGGTCTACGACGCGCCGGAACACGAGTACACCAGGGAACTGCTGGCGGCCGCGCCGAATCTGCGGGCCGAGCTGGCGCGGCTGAGAGGAGGGGACGATGCCTGA
- a CDS encoding ABC transporter ATP-binding protein, which produces MTLQVHGLGIGHLVRDVSFGIARGERVGLIGESGSGKSLTALSIMGLLPEELAASGSVKLDGRELLGAPEKELSRLRGNEMSMVFQEPMTALNPAMRVGAQVAEPMRIHRDGGKHRAAAEALLDSVGLPGVARAYPHQLSGGQRQRVVLAIALANDPKLLICDEPTTALDVTVQAQILELILDGVRERDCALLFITHDLAVVASVCERVLVMLDGEIVEAGTTREVLTAPKHEYTKKLLAASDLEASR; this is translated from the coding sequence ATGACACTGCAGGTACACGGTCTCGGCATCGGCCACCTGGTTCGCGACGTCTCGTTCGGTATCGCACGCGGTGAGCGGGTCGGGCTGATCGGCGAGTCGGGTTCCGGGAAGTCGTTGACGGCGCTGTCGATCATGGGCCTGCTGCCCGAAGAACTCGCCGCCTCCGGCTCGGTGAAACTCGACGGCCGTGAACTGCTGGGCGCGCCGGAGAAGGAACTGTCGCGGCTGCGCGGCAACGAGATGTCGATGGTGTTCCAGGAACCGATGACCGCGCTGAACCCGGCGATGCGGGTGGGCGCGCAGGTGGCCGAGCCGATGCGGATCCACCGCGACGGCGGGAAGCATCGGGCGGCGGCCGAGGCGTTGCTGGATTCCGTGGGGCTGCCAGGCGTCGCTCGTGCGTATCCGCATCAGCTGTCCGGCGGGCAGCGGCAGCGCGTCGTCCTTGCGATCGCGCTGGCCAACGACCCGAAGCTGCTGATCTGCGACGAGCCGACGACGGCGCTCGACGTCACCGTCCAGGCGCAGATCCTGGAACTGATCCTCGACGGCGTGCGGGAGCGGGACTGCGCGCTGCTGTTCATCACGCACGACCTCGCCGTCGTGGCGTCAGTATGCGAGCGGGTGCTGGTGATGCTGGACGGCGAGATCGTCGAAGCAGGCACCACCCGCGAGGTGCTCACCGCACCGAAGCACGAGTACACGAAGAAACTTCTGGCCGCTTCGGATCTGGAGGCGAGCCGATGA
- a CDS encoding ABC transporter permease, protein MRSRSLVIGGVLVALIVLAALLSFVWTPFDPVKVDAANRLHDFSGANPLGTDSFGRDVLSQLMVGARTTLYVGVVAVGIAALIGTPLGILAGMSSRWLGEFVMRVNDLVLAFPALLLAIMFGAVFGADTLTAMVAIGIATIPSFARIARSGTLQVMSSEFVLAARSAGRSRLNIAARHVLPNISGLLIVQASVSFAIAVLAEAALSFLGFGTRPPTPSWGRMLQESQMFLTLHPRLALVPGVAIAIAVLGFNLLGDGLRDRLDPRLAARV, encoded by the coding sequence ATGCGTAGCCGCAGTCTCGTGATCGGCGGCGTGCTCGTCGCGCTGATCGTGCTCGCCGCGCTCCTTTCGTTCGTGTGGACACCGTTCGATCCGGTGAAGGTCGACGCGGCCAACCGGCTGCACGACTTCAGCGGCGCCAATCCGCTGGGCACGGACAGCTTCGGGCGCGACGTGCTGAGCCAGCTCATGGTCGGCGCGCGGACGACGCTGTACGTCGGTGTGGTCGCGGTCGGCATCGCCGCGCTGATCGGGACACCGCTGGGCATCCTCGCCGGGATGTCGTCGCGCTGGCTCGGCGAGTTCGTCATGCGGGTCAACGATCTCGTGCTCGCGTTCCCCGCGTTGCTGCTGGCGATCATGTTCGGCGCGGTGTTCGGGGCGGACACGCTGACCGCGATGGTGGCGATCGGCATCGCGACCATCCCGTCGTTCGCGCGGATCGCGCGTTCGGGAACGCTGCAGGTGATGAGCAGCGAGTTCGTGCTGGCCGCGCGGTCGGCCGGGCGCTCGCGGCTGAACATCGCGGCGCGGCATGTGCTGCCGAACATCTCCGGGCTGCTGATCGTGCAGGCGTCGGTGTCGTTCGCGATCGCCGTGCTCGCGGAAGCGGCGTTGTCGTTCCTCGGGTTCGGCACGCGGCCGCCGACGCCGTCGTGGGGCCGGATGCTCCAGGAATCCCAGATGTTCCTGACCCTGCACCCGAGGCTCGCACTCGTGCCGGGTGTCGCGATCGCCATCGCCGTCCTCGGCTTCAACCTGCTCGGTGACGGCCTCCGCGATCGTCTCGACCCCCGATTGGCGGCGCGGGTATGA
- a CDS encoding ABC transporter permease has product MTVKVLRRLGILVAGVLVASIVVFLFMAVLPGDPAQVALGVNATPELVAKTRAEFGIDRPLVTQYLDWIGGVLQGDFGRSYVTREEIGPALTDRLGVTLWLVGAGMLVALLIAVPAGTFAAVRHRKADGTALSGLSQIGVAIPAFLAGIILVQIFAVQLRWLPSGGWTPPVQDPGEFLRGLVLPALSLGLVQGAVLTRYVRSAVLDTLGQDYLRTARSKGLRPFQALFRHGLRNAAVPVVTVLGLQLSTLLIGAVVVERVFVLPGLGSMLLDSVASRDLLSVQGIVLVLVVGVLLVNFVVDVLYTVLDPRLRGS; this is encoded by the coding sequence ATGACGGTCAAGGTGCTCCGCCGCCTGGGGATCCTCGTGGCCGGCGTGCTGGTCGCGTCCATCGTGGTGTTCCTGTTCATGGCCGTGCTGCCGGGTGACCCGGCGCAGGTCGCGCTCGGCGTCAACGCGACGCCGGAACTGGTCGCGAAGACCCGCGCCGAGTTCGGCATCGACAGGCCGCTGGTGACGCAGTACCTCGACTGGATCGGCGGTGTCCTGCAAGGCGACTTCGGCCGCTCGTACGTCACGCGCGAGGAGATCGGGCCCGCGCTGACCGACCGCCTCGGCGTGACGTTGTGGCTGGTCGGGGCCGGGATGCTGGTGGCGCTGCTGATCGCCGTCCCGGCCGGGACGTTCGCCGCGGTGCGGCATCGGAAGGCCGACGGCACCGCGCTTTCCGGGCTGTCGCAGATCGGTGTCGCGATCCCCGCGTTCCTCGCCGGCATCATCCTCGTGCAGATCTTCGCGGTGCAGTTGCGCTGGCTGCCCTCCGGTGGCTGGACACCGCCCGTGCAGGACCCAGGCGAATTTCTCCGCGGTTTGGTCCTGCCCGCGCTGTCGCTGGGGCTCGTGCAGGGCGCGGTCCTCACGCGGTATGTCCGGTCCGCGGTGCTCGACACGCTCGGCCAGGACTATCTGCGCACGGCGCGGTCCAAGGGACTTCGGCCGTTCCAAGCGCTGTTCCGCCATGGTCTGCGCAACGCCGCCGTGCCGGTGGTGACGGTGCTCGGCCTGCAACTTTCGACGCTGCTGATCGGCGCGGTCGTCGTCGAGCGGGTGTTCGTCCTGCCGGGGCTGGGCAGCATGCTGCTCGACTCGGTGGCGTCGCGGGATCTGTTGTCCGTGCAGGGGATCGTGCTGGTCCTGGTGGTCGGCGTGCTGCTGGTGAACTTCGTGGTCGACGTCCTCTACACGGTGCTCGACCCGAGATTGCGGGGTTCCTGA
- a CDS encoding ABC transporter substrate-binding protein, with amino-acid sequence MKPRIHAAVAALLLVASGCSAGSSATVAKDPGTLAIGYTAEPANFDFTRTDGAAIPQALLYNVYEGLVKLDADAKIVPLLAESWTVSEDRRTYDFKLRKNAKFSDGAPFTAEDVKFSLMRVKTDWTVSIKSTMDVVERVDVVAPDHARVVLTKPSNGWLFSLTSRLGAMFSRTGVADLANKPVGTGPYTVSSRRRGDSIVLKQNPAYWGTKPAYSTVVLKYIKDPTALNNALLSNGIDVISAITVPDSIPQFQSDDRFTVVEGTTNSEVTLAFNNARPPLNDVRVRKALSYAIDRKALLDTAWGGRGTLIGSMVPPTDPWYEDLSNAYPFDPAKAKALLAEAGRPNLSLRLRIPNLPYAVSSAQVVASQLADVGVTVTIEPLDFPAVWLKQVFTDRDYDLSIIQHVEARDIVTFGRPKYYWGYDSKPVQQNLVKADAGTPQEQVDAMRQVARRLSEDAAADWLFLFPNVIVAKNKVTGFIRNQVSESFDLTGLAPR; translated from the coding sequence ATGAAACCCCGGATTCACGCGGCAGTGGCAGCGTTGCTGCTGGTGGCGTCCGGCTGCTCCGCCGGATCGAGTGCCACGGTGGCCAAGGATCCCGGCACGCTCGCCATCGGCTACACCGCCGAACCCGCGAACTTCGACTTCACTCGCACGGACGGCGCCGCCATCCCGCAGGCCTTGCTCTACAACGTCTACGAGGGCCTGGTGAAACTCGACGCGGACGCGAAGATCGTGCCGCTGCTGGCCGAATCGTGGACGGTCTCGGAAGACCGCAGGACCTACGACTTCAAGCTCCGGAAGAACGCGAAGTTCAGCGACGGGGCGCCGTTCACCGCCGAGGACGTCAAGTTCTCGCTGATGCGCGTGAAGACCGACTGGACCGTGTCGATCAAGTCCACAATGGACGTCGTCGAGCGGGTCGACGTCGTGGCGCCGGACCACGCGCGAGTCGTGCTCACGAAGCCCAGCAACGGCTGGTTGTTCAGTCTCACCAGCCGCCTGGGGGCGATGTTCAGCCGGACCGGTGTCGCGGATCTGGCGAACAAACCGGTCGGCACCGGGCCGTACACGGTGTCTTCGCGCAGGCGCGGCGATTCCATCGTGCTCAAGCAGAATCCCGCGTACTGGGGCACGAAACCGGCGTACTCGACGGTGGTCCTCAAGTACATCAAGGATCCGACGGCGCTCAACAACGCCTTGCTCAGCAACGGGATCGACGTCATCTCCGCGATCACCGTGCCGGATTCGATCCCGCAGTTCCAGAGCGACGACCGGTTCACCGTCGTCGAAGGCACGACCAACAGCGAGGTCACGCTCGCGTTCAACAACGCGCGTCCTCCGCTGAACGACGTCCGGGTACGAAAAGCGCTGTCGTACGCCATCGACCGGAAGGCCTTGCTGGACACGGCTTGGGGCGGCCGCGGCACGCTCATCGGCAGTATGGTCCCGCCGACGGACCCCTGGTACGAAGACCTTTCGAACGCGTACCCGTTCGATCCCGCGAAGGCGAAAGCCCTGCTCGCTGAAGCGGGCCGGCCGAATCTTTCGCTCCGGTTGAGGATTCCCAACCTGCCGTACGCCGTCTCGTCCGCGCAGGTGGTGGCGTCGCAGCTGGCGGACGTCGGGGTCACGGTGACGATCGAGCCGCTGGACTTCCCGGCGGTGTGGCTCAAACAGGTCTTCACCGACCGCGACTACGACCTGTCGATCATCCAGCACGTCGAGGCGCGCGACATCGTGACCTTCGGCAGGCCGAAGTACTACTGGGGTTACGACAGCAAGCCCGTCCAGCAGAACCTGGTGAAGGCCGACGCCGGAACGCCCCAGGAGCAGGTCGACGCGATGCGCCAGGTCGCGCGGCGGCTGTCCGAAGACGCCGCCGCGGACTGGCTCTTCCTGTTCCCCAACGTGATCGTGGCGAAGAACAAGGTGACCGGGTTCATCCGCAACCAGGTCAGCGAGTCCTTCGATCTCACGGGATTGGCGCCGCGATGA
- a CDS encoding FadR/GntR family transcriptional regulator, which produces MEFEPVAPVRAYQRVVEQIEEAVFSGRMKPGDRLPSERELMVQFDVGRSTVREALRVLQAAEMIRSRPGDPRGPEVLAASPAALHRSMHRLARADHIGLSELLQFRMVLDGSAHLLAAQLRTEDHLAELDAALEAMREGVSKGFAEFSHADVAFHEAIARATGNPLLVISGEVVRGVVLELIEDKLEHADDRTALMRNWLAHHEEVLGAIRDSDGERASRLAKQALYDNYAEYVPEEQRRLLRPLLA; this is translated from the coding sequence ATGGAATTCGAGCCGGTCGCCCCTGTCCGCGCGTACCAGCGTGTCGTCGAACAGATCGAGGAAGCCGTGTTCAGCGGCCGGATGAAACCGGGCGACCGGCTGCCGAGCGAACGCGAGCTGATGGTGCAGTTCGACGTCGGCCGCTCGACCGTGCGCGAGGCGTTGCGCGTGCTGCAAGCGGCGGAGATGATCCGCTCGCGCCCTGGCGACCCGCGCGGCCCCGAGGTGCTGGCCGCCTCCCCCGCCGCGTTGCACCGGTCGATGCACCGGCTCGCGCGCGCCGACCACATCGGCCTGTCCGAGCTGTTGCAGTTCCGCATGGTCCTCGACGGTTCCGCACATCTGCTCGCCGCGCAGCTCAGGACCGAGGACCATCTCGCCGAGCTGGACGCGGCGCTGGAGGCGATGCGCGAGGGGGTCTCGAAGGGGTTCGCGGAGTTCTCCCACGCGGACGTCGCGTTCCACGAGGCCATCGCCCGCGCGACCGGGAATCCGCTGCTGGTGATCAGCGGCGAGGTCGTCCGCGGTGTCGTACTGGAACTCATCGAGGACAAGCTGGAACACGCCGACGACCGGACGGCACTGATGCGCAACTGGCTGGCACACCACGAAGAGGTGCTGGGAGCGATCCGTGACTCCGACGGCGAGCGTGCGTCGAGGCTGGCGAAGCAGGCCCTGTACGACAACTACGCCGAGTACGTCCCCGAGGAGCAACGTCGCCTCTTGCGGCCCCTGCTTGCTTGA
- a CDS encoding patatin-like phospholipase family protein, translating to MLFHTGALWRLNELGWLSKISTFSSVSGGSIAAGVLAHAWSDLKFENGVADNFYDEVVAPVRKLARTRLDIPVTLLAMAMPWRSAGEELARVYAKHLFGDCCLKDIDPGGPQFVFTATNLQDGALWWFFRQNGPHGNIPLATAVAASSAFPPMLSPVVIHDPLSDERKRKIVLSDAGVYDNLGLDPVEGHATVLVSDAGKRMKVARKVKRDWGRQLLRVLDVIDNQVRELRRGALLKSYVEKDFSGAYWGSYVDLENFELNDSLKAPVDLTHKLAETPTRLTKLPEVVQERLINWGYAACDAGMRKWVDTEAVAPDGFPFPAAGLGVG from the coding sequence ATGTTGTTCCACACCGGGGCACTGTGGCGGCTCAACGAACTCGGCTGGCTGTCTAAGATCTCGACGTTCTCGAGCGTCTCGGGCGGCTCGATCGCCGCGGGCGTGCTCGCGCACGCGTGGTCGGACCTGAAGTTCGAAAACGGTGTAGCGGACAACTTCTACGACGAGGTCGTCGCGCCAGTGCGGAAACTGGCACGTACCCGGCTCGACATCCCGGTCACCTTGCTGGCCATGGCGATGCCCTGGCGAAGCGCCGGTGAGGAACTCGCGCGGGTGTACGCGAAACACCTGTTCGGCGACTGCTGTCTCAAGGACATCGACCCCGGCGGCCCGCAGTTCGTCTTCACCGCGACGAACCTCCAGGACGGCGCGCTGTGGTGGTTCTTCCGGCAGAACGGGCCGCACGGGAACATCCCGCTCGCGACCGCGGTGGCCGCGTCTTCGGCCTTCCCGCCGATGCTTTCACCCGTCGTGATCCACGACCCGCTTTCCGACGAGCGGAAACGCAAGATCGTGCTCAGCGACGCCGGCGTCTACGACAACCTCGGCCTGGACCCGGTCGAAGGGCACGCGACGGTGCTGGTCAGCGACGCGGGCAAGCGGATGAAGGTCGCGCGGAAGGTCAAACGTGACTGGGGGCGGCAGTTGCTGCGCGTCCTCGACGTGATCGACAACCAGGTGCGCGAGCTGCGGCGGGGCGCGCTGCTGAAGTCCTATGTGGAGAAGGATTTCAGTGGCGCCTACTGGGGTTCCTACGTCGATCTCGAGAACTTCGAGCTCAACGATTCGCTGAAGGCGCCCGTGGATCTCACGCACAAGCTGGCGGAGACCCCGACGCGCCTGACGAAACTGCCGGAAGTGGTGCAGGAGCGGTTGATCAACTGGGGTTACGCGGCCTGTGACGCGGGGATGCGGAAGTGGGTCGACACCGAGGCGGTGGCTCCCGACGGGTTCCCGTTCCCGGCCGCGGGCCTGGGCGTGGGCTGA
- a CDS encoding class F sortase — protein sequence MKLLTQGGRLVAAALVLSLALTGCGTDEPAPPAAQAAAESTPPVVKPFNGTRPTNVRIPKIGAESSLVTVAIGKDGKMSVPSAKNPMQAAWYRLSPVPGDVGPSILLGHVDGNKQPGIFYKLKDVNPGDEVLVDRSDGKSLKFVVEKKDQVPKDQFPEEAVYGNTDKPQLRLITCGGVFDKEEHSYKDNVIVYANLVA from the coding sequence ATGAAGCTCCTGACGCAGGGCGGCCGCTTGGTCGCGGCCGCCCTTGTGCTCTCCCTCGCGCTGACGGGATGCGGCACCGACGAACCCGCCCCGCCCGCCGCGCAGGCGGCGGCGGAATCGACGCCGCCGGTCGTCAAACCGTTCAACGGGACTCGCCCGACGAACGTGCGGATTCCCAAGATCGGCGCGGAATCGAGCCTGGTCACGGTCGCGATCGGCAAGGACGGCAAGATGTCCGTCCCGTCGGCGAAGAACCCGATGCAGGCCGCTTGGTACCGGCTTTCCCCGGTGCCCGGTGACGTCGGCCCGTCGATCCTGCTCGGCCATGTCGACGGCAACAAGCAGCCGGGCATCTTCTACAAGCTCAAGGACGTCAACCCGGGCGACGAGGTGCTCGTCGACCGCAGCGACGGCAAGAGCCTGAAGTTCGTGGTCGAGAAGAAGGACCAGGTCCCCAAGGACCAGTTCCCCGAGGAAGCGGTCTACGGCAACACGGACAAGCCGCAGCTGCGGCTGATCACCTGTGGCGGTGTCTTCGACAAGGAAGAGCACAGCTACAAGGACAACGTGATCGTCTACGCGAACCTCGTCGCCTGA
- a CDS encoding trans-sulfuration enzyme family protein: MDTNDWSPRTLAVAAGRPEGPGEPLNVPIVAASTFDAGADRAYSREDGTPTWEALEAAIGALEGGHATAFASGIATLSAVVDTLPVGAKVCVPTFSYAGSRGLLAHAQRTGRLVVTEIAPDDTAAWVAAADADLLWLESPTNPTLDVIDIETIAAAANGLVAVDNTFATPLGQRPLDLGADIVVHSATKLIGGHSDLLLGLTIAADEGVAKDLRDARTRLGATPGALEAWLALRGLRTLPVRLAEQTRTAALLAARLVDHPAITRVRYPGSGTMIAFELPDAESADKVIGSLRLIRAATSLGGVESLVERRAWLAGDAHVPAGLVRFSVGLEDPEDLWTDLASALG, translated from the coding sequence GTGGACACGAACGACTGGTCACCCCGCACCCTCGCCGTCGCCGCCGGACGACCGGAGGGCCCCGGCGAACCGCTGAACGTGCCGATCGTCGCGGCGAGCACCTTCGACGCCGGCGCCGACCGCGCGTATTCGCGGGAGGACGGCACCCCGACCTGGGAGGCCCTCGAAGCCGCGATCGGCGCGCTCGAAGGCGGGCACGCCACCGCGTTCGCCTCGGGGATCGCGACGCTCAGCGCTGTGGTCGACACCCTGCCGGTGGGCGCGAAGGTCTGCGTCCCGACGTTCTCCTACGCGGGATCGCGTGGCCTGCTCGCGCACGCGCAGCGCACCGGACGCCTGGTGGTGACCGAGATCGCGCCGGACGACACGGCCGCCTGGGTCGCGGCCGCGGACGCCGACCTGCTCTGGCTCGAATCGCCGACCAACCCGACGCTCGACGTCATCGACATCGAGACGATCGCCGCCGCCGCGAACGGCCTGGTCGCCGTGGACAACACGTTCGCCACCCCGCTCGGGCAGCGGCCGCTGGACCTCGGCGCCGACATCGTCGTGCACAGCGCGACGAAACTCATCGGCGGCCACAGTGATCTGCTGCTCGGACTGACCATCGCGGCCGACGAAGGCGTCGCGAAGGACCTGCGCGACGCGCGCACCAGGTTGGGCGCGACGCCGGGAGCGCTCGAAGCGTGGCTCGCCCTGCGCGGGCTGCGGACGCTCCCGGTCCGCCTCGCCGAGCAGACGCGCACGGCCGCCCTGCTGGCGGCGCGCCTGGTCGACCATCCCGCCATCACCCGGGTGCGTTATCCCGGCTCCGGCACGATGATCGCGTTCGAACTCCCGGACGCGGAGAGCGCGGACAAGGTCATCGGTTCGCTGCGGCTGATCCGCGCCGCCACCAGTCTCGGCGGCGTGGAGAGCCTGGTCGAGCGCCGGGCCTGGCTGGCGGGCGACGCCCACGTGCCCGCCGGGCTCGTCCGGTTCAGCGTCGGGCTCGAAGATCCGGAAGATCTCTGGACGGATCTGGCCTCGGCGCTCGGCTAG